Genomic DNA from Chloroflexota bacterium:
AGCGTCCCGACCTCCCCTACACCATCGTTGGCGCGGCGATGGAAGTGCATCGCCAGTTAGGCCCCTGGCACGCCGAAAAGGTGTATCGGCGGGCGTTGCAAGCCGCGCTGGAACGCAAAGAGCTGGGCGTGCATCCTGAAATGCCGCTTCGTTTGCAGGATGAAGACGGGGTGGTGCTGGCGATTTACCGCCCCGACCTGGTGGTGCGGCGAGGCAGGGAAACGGTGGTGGTGGAACTGAAAGCCGAACCCGCCCTGACGGACGCCCATGTGCGGCAACTGAAAGCATATTTGAGCGCCTGGCGCGGGCGAGCGGAAGGTCTGCTGGTGAACTTCGGCGAAGCCCGCCTGACATGGAAAAAAGTGAGGAAGGAGAGGCCATGACCCGCATCATTACCATCACCAACCAGAAAGGGGGCGTGGGCAAGACCACCACGGCGGTACACCTAGCGCATGGGCTGGCTTTGAAAGGGAAGAAGGTACTGTTGGTGGATTTGGATGCCCAGGCGCAAGCGGGGATAGCCCTGCACATTCCCCCTGCAGATGGCGCGTTCTACCTGCTGACGATGGAAGTCAAACGCAGTGCGACGGCCTTCATCCGTGAGCAGACGGCGGAAGTGCGCCCCAACTGGCAATTGCTTCCCGCCTCTCCGCGATTGTCGGGCGTAGAACACGCCTTGCCCTCCCCCAGTGTGTCGTGGCTGGCGGAAAGTCTGGGGCGCTTCGAGAACGCATACGACTATATCATTCTGGACACCGCGCCCACCATTGGGCGATTGCAGGTATTGGCGATTTGGGCGGCGGATTGGGTGATCATCCCCGCTGCGCCCGAACCGTTGAGCGCGAACAGCATTCAGAAAGTGCTTCGCACCATGCGGAGCCTGAAAGACGAACAGGCATGGCAAGGCGGCCTGTTCGGGGTACTCCCCACGATGTACCGAGAGCGAGTACGAGAACACGCCACGACGTTGGCCGAATACCAACGTCGTTTTGGGAAGGCGCTGGTGCTCTCCCCCATTCATCTGGCGGCGCGGCTGGCTGAATGCCCTGCTTTTGGACAAACGGTGTTCGAGCACGCCCCCACTGACCGCGCCGCTGAAGAATATCGCCGTCTGGTAGATACCGTGCTGAAAGCGAGGTGACGCATGGCGAAAAAGCAGCGCATGAACCTGGCCGACCTGGAACCCTCCCCCACCACCCCCGACCCTGTGGTGCAGTCCATTGCTGCGCCGGAAGCAAAACGCCGGGGCAGCAAAAAAAGGCGGGCGCGTGATTGGGATAAAGCGCATCCCCCGCGCACCTACAAAATCCCCGCTGACTTCCACGCCCGCGCGCTTGCTGTACGGGAAACTATCAAAGGGATAGCGGAATATTACAACGCTACTGCTGACGACGTGGCAACCGCATTGATGACCGCGGCACTGGCCGCTGTGCAGGAAGGCGAAATCCAATTGAATTTTCGCCCCAATCCGCGCAGCCGCAAAATGACGGTTGAAGTGGTGCGCGAAGGTGGTTGGCCGCAACAAGAATTGCCCGAACCCAAACCGCGCAAAAAGACGAAACGGTTTGTGCTCAATTACCGGTGGTCTAAAGAGACCCATCAGCGTATTGCCGCCGTTGCCCAAGATGCCCCCATTGGCGCTGTCGCGGTGCTACTTTTGGAAGCAGCGTTAGAGCACGTGAAGGCTGGAAAATGGGGCTTTCGCCCCCGCCCTGTGACCTCACAACAGACCGTGACGGTAGCAAATTCGAGGAAAACCAGATGGTGAAAAAGGCGAGGTATGCGGTTCGGCGTACCTCACGCATACCACACGCACACCCGCCCTTTACCTTCCGCATACCCGCCGCATACCCCGACCCTCAAAAACGGGGTTTTTAGCCCCCTGAAAAATCGTCTTTGATGTCCAAGTAGGCCAGAAAGAAAGGCGGCTTAGAAGCCGTCTACGAGCGAGATACGGTCAAACCGAAAGGAGCGAAAAGATGTCCGAAAATTC
This window encodes:
- a CDS encoding ParA family protein — encoded protein: MEKSEEGEAMTRIITITNQKGGVGKTTTAVHLAHGLALKGKKVLLVDLDAQAQAGIALHIPPADGAFYLLTMEVKRSATAFIREQTAEVRPNWQLLPASPRLSGVEHALPSPSVSWLAESLGRFENAYDYIILDTAPTIGRLQVLAIWAADWVIIPAAPEPLSANSIQKVLRTMRSLKDEQAWQGGLFGVLPTMYRERVREHATTLAEYQRRFGKALVLSPIHLAARLAECPAFGQTVFEHAPTDRAAEEYRRLVDTVLKAR
- a CDS encoding GxxExxY protein; translated protein: MARPCPWSGAGLWCAAAPVVCGAEGGSMTKRPDLPYTIVGAAMEVHRQLGPWHAEKVYRRALQAALERKELGVHPEMPLRLQDEDGVVLAIYRPDLVVRRGRETVVVELKAEPALTDAHVRQLKAYLSAWRGRAEGLLVNFGEARLTWKKVRKERP